One genomic segment of Nocardia spumae includes these proteins:
- a CDS encoding VOC family protein codes for MTVLRVGPAYPADNLSAAVALLTALVGEPTVADGDRWAQFDVGGVRIMLAGTDRADETPFLAVKVDDLDATLNDLRHKGFEVADPALGPHERRSVVRPAGESSWHIAVYEPIG; via the coding sequence ATGACGGTGCTGCGCGTCGGCCCCGCGTATCCGGCGGACAACCTCTCGGCCGCGGTCGCATTGCTCACCGCGCTGGTCGGTGAGCCGACGGTCGCCGACGGCGATCGCTGGGCCCAGTTCGATGTCGGCGGCGTGCGAATCATGCTCGCCGGCACCGACCGAGCCGACGAGACGCCCTTCCTGGCGGTGAAGGTCGACGACCTCGACGCGACTCTGAACGATCTGCGGCACAAGGGATTCGAGGTCGCAGACCCGGCCCTCGGTCCCCACGAGCGCCGATCCGTGGTCCGTCCCGCCGGTGAAAGCTCTTGGCACATAGCTGTTTACGAGCCGATCGGCTGA
- a CDS encoding alpha/beta hydrolase → MTMSPHTRAVVDAATAAFPRLGTEVVDATEARRQLASRPAAAVEPIPVAAVVDSFAPGADGEQIPVRIYTPRDTTGPLPVVLFCHGGGFVICSVDSHDQFCRSMANGAGALVVSVEYRRAPEHRFPAAAEDAYAVLCWIAATAQRFGADPARIAVAGDSAGGNLATVTALLARDRGGPAVAAQVLMYPMLDPTRSSASYRDNAQGYFVTDDHLRWYWEQYLGGSGSTDPYAAPLLADPAGLPPAHIATAEFDPLRDEGEAYGRRLTAAGVEVEVHRYDGMFHGFMTMGEVLPETGIATERAFAALRRAFAAPRGSRR, encoded by the coding sequence ATGACGATGTCACCGCACACCCGCGCGGTCGTCGACGCGGCGACCGCGGCCTTCCCGAGACTCGGCACCGAGGTGGTCGACGCCACCGAGGCCCGGCGGCAGCTCGCCTCCCGTCCGGCGGCCGCGGTGGAGCCGATTCCGGTTGCCGCCGTGGTCGATTCGTTCGCTCCCGGTGCGGACGGCGAGCAGATCCCGGTGCGGATCTACACCCCGCGGGACACCACCGGCCCGCTGCCGGTGGTGCTCTTCTGCCACGGTGGCGGGTTCGTGATCTGCAGTGTGGACAGCCACGACCAGTTCTGCCGGTCGATGGCGAACGGCGCCGGCGCCCTCGTCGTCTCGGTCGAGTACCGGCGGGCTCCCGAGCATCGGTTCCCCGCCGCCGCCGAGGACGCCTACGCGGTGCTGTGCTGGATCGCGGCCACCGCGCAGCGGTTCGGTGCCGACCCGGCGCGGATCGCGGTCGCCGGCGACAGCGCGGGCGGCAATCTGGCCACGGTCACGGCGTTGCTGGCACGCGACCGGGGTGGGCCCGCCGTCGCGGCCCAGGTCCTCATGTACCCCATGCTCGACCCGACGCGTTCGAGCGCGTCCTATCGCGACAACGCGCAGGGCTATTTCGTCACCGACGACCATCTGCGCTGGTACTGGGAGCAGTATCTGGGCGGATCCGGTAGCACCGACCCCTATGCCGCACCGCTGCTGGCCGATCCCGCGGGACTGCCGCCCGCCCATATCGCGACCGCGGAGTTCGATCCGCTGCGCGACGAGGGCGAGGCGTACGGGCGACGGCTCACCGCGGCCGGAGTCGAGGTCGAGGTGCACCGCTACGACGGGATGTTCCACGGCTTCATGACCATGGGCGAGGTGCTGCCCGAGACCGGGATCGCGACCGAGCGCGCGTTCGCGGCGTTGCGGCGGGCATTCGCCGCTCCGCGGGGATCACGACGATGA
- a CDS encoding glucose 1-dehydrogenase, translated as MVDLSNKVALVTGAARGQGAAEARLFVAAGARVVLTDVLETEGKQLAAELGPAARFVRHDVTSADDWNAAVTVAVSEFGALNVLVNNAAIYTAKPLTETTPEELETILRVNLVGAFRGIRSVVGSMSEAGGSIVNISSQAGLEGLMGHSAYGASKWGLRGLTKTAALELGPRGIRVNSVHPGPIATPMVPYLTTGPGSFPTLPLQRTGTPEEVAELVAFLASDASAYVTGAEITVDGGLAAGKFMPPELQDGL; from the coding sequence ATGGTCGATCTCAGCAACAAAGTCGCGCTCGTCACCGGCGCGGCGCGCGGACAGGGTGCGGCCGAAGCGCGACTGTTCGTCGCCGCGGGCGCGCGGGTAGTGCTCACCGACGTGCTGGAGACCGAAGGTAAGCAGTTGGCGGCCGAGCTCGGTCCGGCGGCGCGCTTCGTGCGCCACGACGTGACCTCGGCCGACGACTGGAACGCCGCGGTCACGGTCGCCGTATCGGAGTTCGGCGCACTGAACGTGCTGGTCAACAATGCCGCGATCTATACCGCCAAACCGCTCACCGAGACCACACCCGAGGAATTGGAGACGATTCTGCGGGTCAACCTGGTGGGCGCGTTCCGCGGGATCCGGTCGGTCGTGGGTTCCATGTCGGAAGCGGGCGGATCGATCGTCAACATCTCCTCACAGGCCGGACTCGAGGGGCTGATGGGCCACTCCGCCTACGGCGCCTCCAAATGGGGGTTGCGCGGCCTGACCAAGACCGCAGCACTCGAGCTGGGCCCCCGCGGAATTCGCGTGAACTCGGTCCATCCGGGGCCGATCGCCACCCCGATGGTGCCGTACCTCACCACCGGTCCCGGCAGCTTCCCGACCCTGCCGCTGCAGCGGACCGGCACCCCGGAGGAGGTCGCCGAACTGGTCGCCTTCCTCGCTTCGGACGCCTCGGCCTATGTCACCGGCGCGGAGATCACTGTCGACGGCGGCCTGGCCGCGGGCAAGTTCATGCCCCCGGAGCTCCAGGACGGACTGTGA
- a CDS encoding LLM class flavin-dependent oxidoreductase has product MKFSMIFEAQMTDPTAEHEAQVLRDCVEQAVLADEMGFDTVWAVEHHGLKWYAHMSAPEIFLTWVAAKTQRIRIGHGVVCMPFNFNHPVRAAERAAMLDVLSGGRLNLGAGRGATPVETSMCGVDPERTYAEVEESLRMIGTAWQDPDGEFEYHGELLDIDPHALLPRPVQRPHPPLFMACTKKDTLKLAADYGIGALVLGFAGVAEIAELRRTYDEAIAARTGERFVSTVTNDHFAALCPTIVLDDRDRAQQIGARGQRFFAQSIKHYYGAGPVPDEAVDPTVDEVARIKEAADEHVAYLHEAKIPVKSGSTSVFNADHAYGSPEDAIAYVERLRDAGADEILCLIQMGTVPQEACLETIRHWGEKVIPHFRNQ; this is encoded by the coding sequence ATGAAGTTCTCGATGATCTTCGAGGCCCAGATGACCGACCCCACGGCCGAACACGAGGCACAGGTGCTGCGGGACTGCGTCGAGCAGGCGGTACTGGCCGACGAGATGGGCTTCGATACGGTCTGGGCCGTCGAACACCACGGGCTGAAGTGGTACGCGCACATGAGCGCCCCGGAGATCTTCCTGACCTGGGTGGCGGCCAAGACCCAGCGCATCCGCATCGGCCACGGCGTGGTCTGCATGCCGTTCAACTTCAACCATCCGGTCCGCGCGGCCGAGCGGGCCGCGATGCTCGACGTCCTGTCGGGCGGCCGCCTGAACCTGGGCGCCGGCCGCGGCGCGACCCCGGTCGAGACCTCGATGTGCGGCGTCGACCCGGAACGGACCTATGCCGAGGTCGAGGAGTCGCTGCGGATGATCGGCACGGCGTGGCAGGATCCGGACGGCGAATTCGAGTACCACGGCGAGCTGCTCGATATCGATCCGCATGCGCTGCTGCCGCGGCCGGTGCAGCGCCCGCATCCGCCACTGTTCATGGCATGCACCAAGAAGGACACGTTGAAGCTGGCCGCCGACTACGGAATCGGCGCTCTGGTACTGGGTTTCGCGGGTGTGGCGGAGATCGCGGAGCTGCGGCGCACCTACGACGAGGCGATCGCGGCCCGCACCGGCGAGCGTTTCGTCTCGACGGTGACCAACGACCATTTCGCCGCCCTGTGCCCGACCATCGTCCTGGACGATCGAGACCGGGCCCAGCAGATCGGCGCCCGGGGCCAGCGCTTCTTCGCCCAGTCCATCAAGCACTACTACGGGGCCGGGCCCGTGCCGGACGAGGCGGTCGATCCCACCGTGGACGAGGTGGCACGGATCAAGGAGGCCGCCGATGAGCACGTCGCCTACCTGCACGAGGCCAAGATCCCGGTGAAATCCGGTTCGACCTCGGTGTTCAACGCCGATCACGCGTACGGCAGCCCGGAGGACGCGATCGCCTACGTCGAGCGGCTGCGCGATGCCGGCGCCGACGAGATCCTGTGCCTGATCCAGATGGGCACCGTGCCCCAGGAGGCATGCCTCGAGACCATCCGGCACTGGGGCGAGAAGGTCATTCCGCATTTCCGGAACCAGTAG
- the kstD gene encoding 3-oxosteroid 1-dehydrogenase — MTQEFEFDVVVVGSGAAGMTAALTAAYRGLSVTLIEKSRNFGGSTARSGGGIWIPNNPVLQAAGVPDSPELARTYLKAVVGERVPEAKQRAFLDHGPEMMRYIGARSRYWDFVYDRGYSDYHPEFPGGLAQGRSIEPAPIDGRLLGGDLHKINQPTMSGPKGIAFTVSDFHDLNMIARTWAGKRTAMKVGAQAVANKLRGRLPLSLGKALAARLWLSLRDASVPVWMNTPLTEVVTEAGVVVGVRAEHQGAPVLIRARRGVVLAAGGFEHNLDMRRQYLSGPQSTEWTVGATENVGEGIVAGQKAGGAVDLMDDAWWGPSVRNPDGPPFFCLAERAQPGGIMVNHAGRRFVNESAPYVNVVHTMYEQHVSGVDHIPAYFIMDQTFRDRYLFLGNFPKRPIPQKYLDAGIITQADTLEQLANKIGVPAPALTDTVARFNGFARTGRDEDFGRGDSAYDRYYGDPTVAPNPCLAPLDNGPYYAVEMVPGDLGTKGGLCTDEFARVLDDGDRPIAGLYAAGNNSASVMGNDYAGAGATIGPAMVFGFIAANHLADHAQPQAAGAAPKRTAKSRTTSAIAGKE, encoded by the coding sequence ATGACACAGGAATTCGAATTCGACGTGGTGGTCGTCGGCTCCGGCGCCGCCGGTATGACCGCTGCCCTGACGGCCGCCTATCGCGGGCTGTCGGTGACGCTGATCGAGAAGAGCCGCAACTTCGGCGGGTCCACGGCCCGCTCCGGCGGCGGCATCTGGATCCCCAACAATCCGGTGCTCCAGGCCGCGGGCGTGCCCGACAGCCCGGAGCTGGCCCGCACCTATCTGAAAGCGGTTGTGGGCGAACGGGTTCCCGAGGCCAAGCAGCGTGCCTTCCTGGACCACGGGCCCGAGATGATGCGCTACATCGGCGCCCGCAGCCGGTACTGGGACTTCGTCTACGACCGCGGCTACTCCGACTACCATCCGGAATTCCCCGGTGGTCTGGCCCAGGGCCGCAGTATCGAACCGGCGCCGATCGACGGGCGACTGCTCGGCGGCGATCTGCACAAGATCAATCAGCCGACCATGTCGGGTCCGAAGGGAATCGCGTTCACCGTCAGCGATTTCCACGATCTGAACATGATCGCCCGGACCTGGGCCGGTAAGCGCACGGCGATGAAGGTCGGCGCGCAGGCGGTGGCCAACAAACTCCGCGGCCGCCTGCCGCTGAGCCTGGGCAAAGCGCTGGCCGCGCGGCTGTGGCTGTCGCTGCGCGACGCGAGCGTGCCGGTCTGGATGAACACCCCGCTGACCGAGGTGGTGACCGAGGCGGGTGTCGTGGTCGGCGTGCGCGCCGAACATCAGGGCGCGCCGGTGCTGATCAGGGCGCGCCGCGGTGTCGTGCTGGCCGCGGGCGGCTTCGAACACAACCTCGACATGCGCCGTCAGTATCTGTCCGGTCCGCAGTCGACCGAATGGACCGTCGGCGCCACCGAGAACGTCGGCGAGGGCATCGTGGCGGGCCAGAAGGCCGGTGGCGCGGTCGATCTCATGGACGACGCGTGGTGGGGCCCGTCGGTCCGCAATCCGGACGGCCCGCCGTTCTTCTGCCTGGCCGAGCGGGCGCAGCCGGGCGGGATCATGGTCAACCACGCGGGGCGGCGGTTCGTCAACGAATCCGCGCCTTATGTGAACGTCGTACACACCATGTACGAGCAGCATGTATCCGGTGTGGACCACATTCCGGCCTACTTCATCATGGATCAGACCTTCCGTGACCGGTACCTGTTCCTGGGCAATTTCCCGAAGCGGCCGATTCCGCAGAAGTATCTCGACGCCGGGATCATCACCCAGGCCGATACGCTCGAGCAGCTGGCGAACAAGATCGGTGTTCCCGCGCCGGCGCTGACCGATACCGTCGCGCGATTCAACGGCTTCGCGCGCACCGGCCGAGACGAGGACTTCGGACGCGGCGACTCCGCCTACGACCGGTATTACGGCGATCCGACCGTGGCACCGAATCCGTGCCTGGCGCCGCTGGACAACGGGCCCTACTACGCGGTGGAGATGGTGCCGGGCGATCTGGGCACCAAGGGCGGTCTGTGCACGGACGAATTCGCGCGGGTACTCGACGACGGCGACCGGCCGATCGCGGGATTGTATGCGGCGGGCAATAATTCGGCCTCGGTCATGGGTAACGACTACGCCGGCGCCGGCGCGACCATCGGCCCGGCGATGGTGTTCGGCTTCATCGCCGCCAACCATCTCGCGGACCACGCCCAGCCGCAGGCGGCCGGCGCCGCGCCGAAGCGCACGGCGAAGTCACGCACCACATCCGCCATCGCGGGGAAGGAATAG
- a CDS encoding glucose 1-dehydrogenase, translated as MGRVDGKTVIVTGGARGMGAAFAARLISEGASVVITDVLADEGAQTAARLGSSARFVAHDVTDESSWNEVVTQAESAFGPVAGLVNNAGIVHVDPIEQLAEADFRKVIDVNQVGVFLGMKSVVGSMRRAGHGSIVNISSVGGIIGFSNILGYTASKWAVRGMTKTAAQEFGPMGIRVNSVHPGVVITEMTADSARSNSMFHDQPLARAGTPEELANLVLFLISDESGYSTGSEFVADGGFTSH; from the coding sequence ATGGGCAGGGTCGACGGAAAGACGGTCATCGTCACCGGGGGTGCGCGGGGGATGGGTGCGGCGTTCGCCGCGCGGCTGATCTCCGAGGGCGCGTCCGTGGTGATCACCGATGTCCTGGCCGACGAAGGCGCGCAGACCGCCGCCCGGCTGGGATCCTCGGCACGGTTCGTGGCCCACGATGTCACCGACGAATCGTCGTGGAACGAGGTGGTGACACAGGCGGAATCGGCTTTCGGTCCGGTCGCGGGACTGGTGAACAACGCCGGCATCGTGCACGTCGACCCGATCGAGCAGTTGGCCGAGGCCGACTTCCGCAAGGTGATCGACGTGAATCAGGTCGGGGTATTCCTCGGCATGAAATCCGTCGTGGGTTCGATGCGGCGCGCCGGTCACGGGTCGATCGTGAACATCTCCTCGGTCGGCGGCATCATCGGCTTCTCCAACATTCTCGGTTACACGGCCTCCAAGTGGGCGGTGCGCGGGATGACGAAGACCGCGGCACAGGAGTTCGGGCCCATGGGAATTCGGGTCAACTCGGTGCACCCCGGCGTGGTGATCACGGAGATGACCGCCGATTCGGCGCGGTCGAACTCGATGTTCCACGATCAGCCGCTGGCGCGGGCCGGCACCCCCGAGGAATTGGCGAATCTGGTGCTGTTCCTCATCTCCGACGAATCCGGTTACAGCACCGGTTCGGAATTCGTCGCCGACGGCGGCTTCACCTCCCACTGA
- a CDS encoding SDR family NAD(P)-dependent oxidoreductase has translation MKSFAGKTVVITGAGAGIGRALALELAGHGARLALSGRNIDNVSETAALCEKRGAHARAYRLDVTDRDAVYAHADQVAGDFGGVNAIVNNAGVSLTASTEEVSWDDFEWIVNINFWGVAYGTKAFLPHVIASGDGAVVNVSSMFGLAACPTQGAYNATKFAIRGFTDALRQEMKIAGHKVAVSCVHPGMIRTEIAWKARAGAGRDRDALAANFDSLAKTSPEKAARAIVDGIRKDRAKVLIGTDARVIDLLPRVFGSGYQKILTAQMRNEVAK, from the coding sequence GTGAAGAGTTTCGCAGGTAAGACCGTCGTCATCACCGGCGCCGGCGCCGGCATCGGCCGGGCCCTGGCGCTGGAACTGGCCGGGCACGGCGCCCGGCTGGCACTGTCCGGTCGAAATATCGACAATGTGTCCGAGACCGCGGCGCTGTGTGAGAAGCGGGGCGCTCATGCGCGCGCCTACCGGCTCGACGTCACCGATCGTGACGCCGTCTACGCACACGCCGATCAGGTGGCCGGTGACTTCGGCGGCGTCAACGCGATCGTCAACAATGCCGGGGTGTCGTTGACCGCCAGCACCGAAGAGGTCAGCTGGGATGATTTCGAATGGATCGTGAACATCAACTTCTGGGGCGTAGCCTACGGGACGAAAGCCTTTCTGCCCCATGTGATCGCCTCCGGTGACGGTGCGGTGGTCAATGTGTCGAGCATGTTCGGCCTCGCCGCCTGCCCCACCCAGGGCGCCTACAACGCCACCAAATTCGCGATTCGCGGCTTCACCGACGCCTTGCGGCAGGAGATGAAGATCGCCGGTCACAAGGTGGCGGTGAGCTGTGTGCATCCCGGCATGATCCGGACCGAGATCGCGTGGAAGGCGCGTGCGGGCGCCGGCCGTGACCGCGACGCGCTGGCCGCCAACTTCGACAGCCTGGCCAAGACCAGTCCGGAGAAGGCGGCCCGGGCGATCGTGGACGGTATCCGCAAGGATCGGGCCAAGGTGCTGATCGGCACCGACGCCCGCGTGATCGACCTGCTGCCGCGCGTCTTCGGATCGGGCTACCAGAAGATCCTCACCGCGCAGATGCGCAACGAAGTCGCGAAGTAA
- a CDS encoding AMP-binding protein, whose translation MADRQTTRNPRTTVVPATIPALLAEMSRRYGSTVAIVEPNIRLTYAELHAAAREVTRAAIATGIEPGDRVALWAPNSAHWITTALGMLGAGATLVPLGTRLRGAEAAAILRRARCRMLFTVRGFLDTDYPLMLSEQGPLPDLRHTVLLPATAPSEHGAGPRAPLLDWARFRAAARSVSRAEAEVRTATVDPDDICDVLFTSGTTGAPKGVLSTHRRTLSVLDRWADAVTLRHGDRCLLVNPFSHTFGYKAGIVACLLRAATMVPLAIFEAESAAKVLIRERITVLAGPPTVFTDLLRVGARFPALRLAGTGGAAIPESLVGRIRTELGAAEVFTAYGLTESIGVVTVCAPGEPTERTARTVGKSLPGSEIRIVDAEGRVVPSGTSGEIVVRGPNVMCGYLDDPAATAHAVDSAGWLHTGDVGSLDPEGYLRITDRLKNMFIAGGFNVYPAEVEQALLEYPGIAEAAVIGIPDDRLGEVGAAFVVVHDPAAFDPGALLAWCRTRLAGYKVPRVVRVLDRLPRNTTGKVRRRDLPL comes from the coding sequence ATGGCGGACAGACAGACCACGCGGAATCCGCGGACGACCGTGGTTCCCGCGACGATTCCGGCGCTGCTGGCCGAGATGTCGCGCCGCTACGGATCGACCGTGGCGATCGTCGAGCCGAACATCCGGCTGACCTATGCCGAACTGCACGCGGCCGCCCGAGAGGTGACCCGCGCCGCGATCGCGACCGGGATCGAGCCCGGCGATCGGGTCGCGCTCTGGGCGCCGAACAGCGCGCACTGGATAACGACCGCTCTCGGCATGCTGGGTGCGGGCGCGACCCTCGTTCCCCTCGGCACCCGCCTGCGCGGTGCGGAGGCCGCGGCGATCTTGCGGCGCGCCCGCTGCCGGATGCTGTTCACGGTGCGCGGATTCCTGGATACCGACTACCCGCTGATGCTCAGCGAGCAAGGGCCGCTCCCCGATCTGCGTCATACCGTGCTGCTGCCGGCGACCGCGCCGAGTGAGCACGGCGCCGGACCGCGGGCGCCGCTGCTCGACTGGGCACGCTTTCGCGCCGCGGCCCGTTCGGTCTCCCGCGCCGAGGCCGAAGTACGCACGGCCACAGTCGATCCCGACGACATCTGCGACGTCCTGTTCACCTCGGGCACCACCGGCGCGCCCAAGGGGGTGCTCAGTACGCACCGCCGGACCCTGAGCGTGCTGGACCGTTGGGCGGATGCGGTCACGCTGCGCCACGGCGATCGCTGTCTACTGGTCAATCCGTTCTCGCATACCTTCGGCTACAAGGCGGGCATCGTGGCCTGCCTGCTGCGCGCGGCCACCATGGTGCCGCTGGCGATATTCGAGGCGGAGTCGGCGGCGAAGGTGCTGATCCGGGAGCGGATCACCGTACTCGCCGGCCCGCCCACGGTTTTCACCGATCTCCTGCGGGTCGGGGCCAGGTTCCCGGCGCTGCGGCTGGCGGGCACCGGTGGCGCCGCCATTCCCGAGTCGCTGGTCGGGCGCATCCGCACCGAACTCGGAGCCGCCGAGGTGTTCACCGCCTACGGCCTCACCGAATCCATCGGCGTGGTCACGGTCTGCGCACCGGGCGAACCCACCGAGCGCACCGCCCGCACGGTCGGTAAGTCGTTGCCGGGCAGTGAGATTCGCATCGTCGATGCCGAAGGCCGGGTGGTCCCGTCCGGAACCTCCGGTGAGATCGTGGTGCGGGGGCCGAATGTGATGTGCGGATATCTCGACGATCCGGCGGCCACCGCACACGCCGTCGATTCCGCCGGATGGCTGCACACCGGCGATGTCGGATCGCTGGATCCCGAGGGCTACCTGCGCATCACCGACCGGTTGAAGAACATGTTCATCGCCGGCGGCTTCAACGTGTATCCGGCCGAGGTCGAGCAGGCCCTGCTGGAGTACCCCGGTATCGCCGAGGCGGCCGTGATCGGCATCCCGGACGACCGGCTCGGCGAGGTCGGCGCCGCGTTCGTCGTCGTGCACGACCCCGCGGCATTCGATCCCGGCGCGCTCCTCGCGTGGTGCCGGACCCGGCTCGCCGGCTACAAGGTGCCACGGGTCGTGCGCGTACTGGATCGGTTGCCCCGCAACACCACCGGCAAGGTGCGCAGGCGCGATCTGCCGCTGTGA
- a CDS encoding pyruvate, phosphate dikinase — protein sequence MTAGAELAHRSETVVGLDGNCPLSRERIGGKAWSINHMRGLGLPVPPAFVLTTDAWRDFTARGAIADEIWRAVRDGIATLEHGTGRTFGSTRAPLLVSVRSGAAVSMPGMMDTVLNLGINDGVEQALAAVTGNAGYAADTHRRFREQYRETVLGVADGVVPVDPWEQLRGAITAVFGSWDSQRAKAYRRNRGVADDLGTAVTVQAMVFGNLDDASGTGVLFSRNPNTGDGPAYGEWLVGGQGEDVVSGRTTPRPLADLAATQPELHRRLIEAADLLERDGRDIQDIEFTVESETLWLLQSRPAKRSARAAVRAAVAMVAEELISAEEAVQRVSAEQIRVVLRPASTAADAGQALARGESACPGVAFGLVVTDPDEAEARAQAGEDVILVRPTTSPDDLPGMIAARAVVTESGGATSHAALVSRELGRPCVVGCGPGVVAALAGRRVTVDGGAAVVWDGEVAGGAVDPAALDDVRRLAAWAGVTPEELARSADTEPEDAWAQTVTRAVSDLELVRLIGVKGRVRSDAVAASLGGDVAEIAARCADLISGGLCADTPAGLRLTPDGRQRLDTLLTAERATVDATAMTAAYADFCVVNAELKDIVTAWQMKDAATPNDHGDAEYDAAVLDRLTDLHRRVRPLAGRLGWIAPRLARYRDRLDLAVERIGGGDHTWVARPIMDSYHTVWFELHEDLIGLCGLSRADEAAAGRAE from the coding sequence ATGACCGCGGGTGCGGAGCTGGCCCACCGATCCGAGACCGTCGTCGGACTGGACGGCAACTGCCCGCTGTCGCGGGAACGGATCGGTGGCAAGGCCTGGAGTATCAATCACATGCGCGGGCTCGGGCTGCCGGTACCGCCGGCATTCGTGCTGACCACCGACGCGTGGCGTGATTTCACCGCACGGGGCGCGATCGCCGACGAGATCTGGCGGGCCGTCCGTGACGGTATCGCGACGCTCGAGCACGGGACCGGGCGCACCTTCGGGTCGACGCGAGCGCCGCTGCTGGTCTCGGTCCGATCGGGCGCCGCGGTGAGTATGCCCGGCATGATGGACACCGTCCTCAACCTCGGCATCAACGACGGTGTGGAGCAGGCGCTGGCCGCCGTGACCGGAAACGCCGGTTACGCCGCAGACACCCATCGGCGATTCCGGGAGCAGTACCGCGAGACCGTGCTCGGTGTCGCCGACGGTGTGGTTCCGGTCGATCCGTGGGAGCAGTTGCGCGGTGCCATCACCGCCGTGTTCGGATCCTGGGACTCCCAGCGCGCCAAGGCCTATCGGCGCAACCGCGGCGTCGCCGACGATCTCGGCACCGCGGTCACCGTCCAGGCGATGGTCTTCGGAAATCTGGACGACGCCTCGGGCACGGGCGTGCTGTTCAGCCGCAATCCCAATACCGGCGACGGCCCGGCCTACGGCGAATGGCTGGTGGGCGGACAGGGCGAGGATGTGGTGTCCGGCCGAACCACGCCGCGACCGCTGGCCGATCTCGCCGCCACCCAGCCGGAGCTGCACCGGCGCCTGATCGAGGCCGCGGACCTGCTCGAACGCGATGGCCGCGATATTCAGGACATCGAGTTCACGGTGGAATCGGAAACCTTGTGGCTGCTGCAGTCGCGTCCGGCGAAACGTTCGGCGCGGGCGGCGGTACGGGCCGCGGTCGCGATGGTGGCCGAAGAGCTGATCTCCGCCGAGGAGGCCGTGCAGCGGGTCAGCGCCGAGCAGATCCGGGTCGTCCTGCGCCCGGCGAGCACTGCCGCCGATGCGGGACAGGCTCTCGCCCGAGGCGAATCCGCCTGTCCCGGCGTGGCTTTCGGTCTGGTGGTCACCGACCCCGACGAGGCCGAGGCGCGGGCGCAGGCGGGTGAGGACGTCATCCTGGTGCGGCCCACCACCAGCCCCGACGATCTGCCCGGCATGATCGCCGCCCGCGCGGTGGTCACCGAATCCGGTGGCGCCACCTCGCACGCCGCGCTGGTGAGCCGCGAACTGGGCCGGCCCTGTGTCGTCGGCTGCGGTCCCGGTGTGGTCGCGGCCCTGGCCGGGCGCCGGGTCACCGTGGACGGTGGCGCCGCGGTGGTGTGGGACGGTGAAGTGGCCGGGGGTGCGGTCGATCCCGCCGCACTCGACGATGTGCGCAGACTGGCCGCCTGGGCCGGTGTGACACCCGAGGAGCTGGCCCGATCCGCGGACACCGAGCCGGAAGATGCCTGGGCGCAGACGGTTACCCGCGCGGTGAGCGATCTCGAGCTCGTTCGCCTCATCGGTGTCAAGGGCCGGGTGCGCAGCGATGCGGTCGCCGCCAGTCTGGGCGGTGACGTCGCCGAGATCGCCGCCCGGTGCGCGGATCTGATTTCCGGTGGCCTGTGCGCCGACACCCCCGCGGGGCTGCGGCTCACTCCCGACGGGCGGCAACGACTGGACACGCTGCTGACCGCCGAGCGCGCGACGGTCGATGCCACGGCGATGACCGCGGCCTACGCGGATTTCTGCGTGGTCAACGCCGAACTCAAGGACATCGTGACCGCCTGGCAGATGAAGGATGCGGCCACCCCCAACGATCACGGCGACGCCGAATACGATGCGGCGGTGCTGGATCGGCTCACCGACCTGCATCGGCGGGTACGCCCGCTGGCCGGGCGTCTGGGCTGGATCGCCCCGCGGCTGGCCCGATACCGCGACCGGCTCGATCTGGCCGTCGAGCGGATCGGCGGCGGCGATCACACCTGGGTGGCGCGCCCGATCATGGACAGCTATCACACGGTGTGGTTCGAACTGCACGAAGATCTGATCGGCCTGTGCGGACTGAGCCGTGCCGACGAGGCGGCGGCCGGTCGTGCCGAATAA